Below is a window of Littorina saxatilis isolate snail1 linkage group LG2, US_GU_Lsax_2.0, whole genome shotgun sequence DNA.
TCTTAAAGTCCATAGTCCTGATAAATTGGAGATGAAAATTCGAGTCCAACGGCCGGGCTATGCTTCCTTAGATAATGCAAAATATGAATTCGAACGTAAGAAGTTTGGAAAACTGTTCTGGCACTAAAGTGTTTCTGCAaaataagaaaataagaaataaaaagggGTAGGGAGGGTTGTTTTTGTTCACCATTTCCAAAGCGTCGTGTTTGAAGCATCAAACAAGAACAATTTTCGTGCAAGAGTTTGTCAGATTCAACGCTCAAACCAAATTCCGTTCTGCGTCCAACCTGTCATCGGACGTTGCGTCTAGCTGACACCATTGAGACAAACTTTTAAAGGTAATGTCCTTAACGCGGGGAGATAGCTCAGGTAGCGGCGCTGGCCTTGAAACCAGTTGTCACTATTGGCTTGGGTTCGACCCCCTAGTTCGACAAAGGTTGTATTTCCCAGTCACCTTTGACCACCCCCGTTTTCACGCTTGTGCACGATAAAGATTCTAAGAGCACAGCGAAAGTCTAAGGACTTGGGAAAAAACACGAATAAAAAGGGCACTAATACTTATAAATGTGCACCAGTTTTATTCCGTAAAATAAATTCCTTTTAAAACTTCACAATCTGCACAGGGAGCAGTTGGCTGATGAGTCTTGGTATATGTTTTAATGGATGGATGATCTAATCACACGCACCTGCCTGGACCGATCTGTTGCATTGCACCCTACAGCTTATACATGTATATTCTAAaacatcagaagttgtgaaagaaacaattgaaagtcagcagagactttcttctgagatttgttaaaatctcttagcagagcgaaagagagagaagaaagtatcccttcacagacagcctattgggtgCATCAGACCTTCCTCTGTCAAGTCCAAGCATTGCGCTGTTTGGTTACGGTGTATTACCCTTAAAACGTGAACTGAGTGTAAATGTCACTCGTGCATAAAACGTCGGGTTGCGGAAAGTTGGAGGGTTCAGCATTTTGATGCGTACCTTGTTAATTGTATACATCACGTTCACTCGTTTGAGTATTAAATTAACCGCTAATAGGATTCGCTGAATTTATGCGTGTCTTATGCCGTCTGCTGTTGTCACGACGTTTATGGCACATCTCCAAGGATCATTGAACATTCTGCCAAGGTCCATTATGGGGAAGGACCCGTGACAAATAGTTTTGTTGAAGAGGAAAACAGAGGGGCAGACTGATGGACTCAACAGTTTTTTTCCTCCCAAAAGAAATGAAATGATTGCGCCTGTACCTTTGGCAAACAGAGGCATAGACATGTGACTCCCTCACAGTCTCTGTGTAGACTGAGAAATTCCAGTTGTTTTACTTCCCTGTCCAGTCGTTCCTGGGAAATCAAGTGGTTAAACAGTCTGTATGGGTTGTGATTTTTCCACGAGACTGTAGACATTGCTGTTGCTGACGACAGTCATGGAGACCTTTTCTGTTAAAGTAACGTGTGCTTTTCTGTTGGTGTCTTTTGTGTTAGTAAAAGAAATGGTTAGTTGGCAAGGGGACAGTGCCGCTGTCGAGAGGTTTGACCAAACATATCCGTACACTAGGCAGCGGGCTGCTAGTCGATCACAGGATGCAAAGCAGAGGACTGCCGATCGGACACAGGACATAAAGCAGCGGACTTCTAATCGGACACAGGACACCAAGCAGCGGACTGCCGATCGGACACGGGACACAAAGCAGAAAACTGCTAATCGGTCACAGGACATAAAGCAGCGGACTGATGATCGGACACAAAACACAAAGCAGCGGATTGCCGATCGGACACAGGACACAAAGCAACGGATTGCTGATCGGACACATGGCAACTCGTCGTGCTATAAGCTTAAGCATACGCTTTGTTGGTGTCAAGGGAAAACGGCGGACTGTTCCGGGAACTACGGTCAACTTACGTTCGTTCCTAAACTACCGGACGGAATCCAGTTTCTAAATTTCTCCTACAACAATCTGACTTCTATTTCTTCtgacgatttttttcacaacgtGACCCAGATCACAGGTTTGGATCTGGGCAACAACGGATTGAAGACTATCAGTCTCGGTGCCTTCAGACCACTGTCACGACTCGTTACGCTGCTTCTTTCCAAAAACTACAACCTAACGTATGATAGCCTACGTCCCGTGTTTGAAGTAAGCCGTCTAGATTACCTCGACCTCCGTCACAACAAACTTCCACCTCCTCCTGCTGACCTGTTTCTTCGGTATCGACTGCCCAGACTCAGAATTCTCTACCTGCACGAAAACTTTTTTCACAACATCAACATGTCTGTGTTCACGCCTCTCCCAAGTCTGAGCTATCTGGGTCTGGCGAACAATGGCATTTCTTTCCTGTCAACGGATTATTTTCCTCGCCTGTCGACACTTCACCTGGGGCAGAACAACCTGCAATCGTTTCCCAGGACGTGCATGGAAAATGGCggaccctctctctttcccaacCTGACTCGCATGCTCCTCTTATCCAATCGACTTTCCAGAATCGACGGCGATGTCTGTCTGCCCAATCTGACGGCACTTGATCTGCAGCGGAATCATTTCCACACGTACTACACCGATCACTTCATCGACACCCGCTTCCCATCGCTGGAACAACTCGACCTAGCCAGCATGCGCACCAAAAACTCCGGGATTCAAAGATATGCTTTCAGGAGTAAATCAATTCAAGTGATAACGCTGATGTTTAACAACATCAACTTCAGCAACGTTGACAATGACAGTTTTGCTGGTTTGCCAAGTATCAGGACATTACAGCTCAGCCACAACTACTTCGAGACCGTGAGTGCGGACAAGTTTGCAAAGATGTTTGGTAACTTATCGACACTTGAACGAATGTACATCGGCGCTGGAAGGATGAAGCAGCTCAGTGTGGAAATGTTATTGGGGCTCAAATCACTGAATGAGCTGCAGCTTTATCAGAATCACTTAACCAGCCTGCCTGAAGGCGTCGTCGATAAACTGGTCAACTTGCAAAAACTAAACATGGGCTCCAACCAAATCTCGGTGATTAAAGAAACCACCTTCAGTCGAGCAACACGCGACAGGCTGGACCGCTTGGACCTAAGTGGCAACCCCTTTGTCTGTTCATGTAACCTCCGCTGGTTTCAAAGCTGGTTGGCGTCTGGTCCTAAAGTACTCAAACACCCGCGCTACAAATATACCTGCAGTAACCTTCCTGACACCAATGTGACCTCGTTCTACTTGAGCGAGCAGGCTTGCCTGTTGAGCCGTGACACCAACGTTCTGATGGTGTCCTGCTTAAGTCTGCTGCTGGTGGTGATGACAACGGTGTTCCCGCTGTACCGTTACCGTTGGCACCTGCGTCTGATGCTGTACGAAGCGGTGCGAGGTGGCGGAGACGCCCGACGGAGACGACTGCAGAGAGGTCAGTTCCAGTACGACGTGTACGTGTCCTACGCCTCGGACGACCTGGGCTGGGTGCGGCAGCATCTGCTGGCGGAGCTGGAGAACTGGGGCCTTAGGCTGTGCCTGCACGACCGCGACTTCCTCATCGGCAACAACATCGTGGACGACATCTCGCAAAGCGTGGAGAGCAGCAAGAAGGTGCTGGTGGTCTTCTCCAGGCATTACTCTCGCAACCAGTGGTGTCAGTTTGAGCTCAACTTCTGTCTGCGTCACGTCATGGACTTTGGCGACAACCTTGTGGTCGCGTGTGTGAATGACGTTGAGTCTCGTGACCTGACGACGGCCATGATGGcggtgatgaagatgatgagctACATCCGGTGGGATGATGACCCTGACGCCATGGCGGCCTTCTGGGGACGTCTTCGTCAGGCCTTGCAGGAAATCCTTCCTGCTGACGTGCAGCAGTAAGAGGTAGGTGGTgcaaatgctctctctctctctctctctctctctctctctctctctctctctctctctctctctctctctctctctccctctctctctctctctctctctctctctctctctctctctctcctctctctctctctctctctctctctctctctctctctctctctctctctctctctctctctgcgtgtgtgtgcttgtgtggaAAGGGTAATGGTGTGGTAGGgagtacggggggggggggggggaggggggacagTTTTAAGACGTGTTTGCGTACATTAGCTAATATGTGATCCATTGTATTCACAGGAAGGGTGACCAAAACATCAGCCACGTTTTCAAAGACACTTTCAACGCAGGAAGGGACGTCTAGTTGTTTGATCTCCAACTACACTAGAAAGGACCGatggaaagaaaacaaaaggacGTAAACTGAGTTGCAATGTCCGTAAAAGGAAGTGTTTCCATCCGCCAATGCTCAGATAGTATCTTGATTAATGAGCTTAATGACTTTTAGGTCGTGTAGGACCTGTGTCTTCGAATTCCACGTCTTTCtcccgtatatatatatatgtgtgtgtgtgtgtgtgtgtgtgtgtgtgtgtgtgtgtgtgtgtgtgtgtgtgtgtgtgtgtgtgtgtgtgtgtgtgtgtgtgtgtgtgtgtgtgtgtactaattACTTTGGTTTCTTTTTAACTAGATTTTTAACCTGCATGCGTTGTTGTTGCTTAGATGTGATGGTACTACATTTCTTTGTTGTCGATAGTGCTTTTAAGATTCATGTTCATTACACGAGTTTTCAGAGATGTTAATAAGTTTCAGGGTTAGTTCAAAGAAACCTAAAATTTACAATCACAAAGAATATTGCTGtgcacaaataaataaacaaagcaTGGCTGTATTGTACAGTTAGTTGGGTGTATGCCGTATATTAGCAGAATCGTATAGACAACGGCTGATACATCCATTCcaagcacatgcacacacacgcacacgcacacacacacacacacacacacacacacacacacacacacacacacacacacacacacacacacgcacacacacgttgGTACGCGCGTGTATTTTTATATCACTAATAATGGTGTAGatgtggagaaaagcgactacaggaataatttgtcttttctccatatccaattttcttcttaaaggtggtcgtctacatttttgctttttttcaataatcttatggttagatttcgctaaaaagttatgtcagatgatgaatgaaccatggggaaaaaagttatagaaaaaaaaatatatgtaaaaaaagattt
It encodes the following:
- the LOC138960446 gene encoding toll-like receptor 3 gives rise to the protein MVSWQGDSAAVERFDQTYPYTRQRAASRSQDAKQRTADRTQDIKQRTSNRTQDTKQRTADRTRDTKQKTANRSQDIKQRTDDRTQNTKQRIADRTQDTKQRIADRTHGNSSCYKLKHTLCWCQGKTADCSGNYGQLTFVPKLPDGIQFLNFSYNNLTSISSDDFFHNVTQITGLDLGNNGLKTISLGAFRPLSRLVTLLLSKNYNLTYDSLRPVFEVSRLDYLDLRHNKLPPPPADLFLRYRLPRLRILYLHENFFHNINMSVFTPLPSLSYLGLANNGISFLSTDYFPRLSTLHLGQNNLQSFPRTCMENGGPSLFPNLTRMLLLSNRLSRIDGDVCLPNLTALDLQRNHFHTYYTDHFIDTRFPSLEQLDLASMRTKNSGIQRYAFRSKSIQVITLMFNNINFSNVDNDSFAGLPSIRTLQLSHNYFETVSADKFAKMFGNLSTLERMYIGAGRMKQLSVEMLLGLKSLNELQLYQNHLTSLPEGVVDKLVNLQKLNMGSNQISVIKETTFSRATRDRLDRLDLSGNPFVCSCNLRWFQSWLASGPKVLKHPRYKYTCSNLPDTNVTSFYLSEQACLLSRDTNVLMVSCLSLLLVVMTTVFPLYRYRWHLRLMLYEAVRGGGDARRRRLQRGQFQYDVYVSYASDDLGWVRQHLLAELENWGLRLCLHDRDFLIGNNIVDDISQSVESSKKVLVVFSRHYSRNQWCQFELNFCLRHVMDFGDNLVVACVNDVESRDLTTAMMAVMKMMSYIRWDDDPDAMAAFWGRLRQALQEILPADVQQ